From Scomber scombrus chromosome 6, fScoSco1.1, whole genome shotgun sequence, the proteins below share one genomic window:
- the LOC133981591 gene encoding proton myo-inositol cotransporter-like isoform X1 → MSSSHDEYSLKHMGNLMSSRRQKDGEESLIGPSSSGDAASSEDILDRDPPTPVFVYVLAFFSALGGFLFGYDTGVVSGAMLLLKKEMNLNTLWQELLVSSTVGAAALSALSGGSLNGWLGRKICILIASFIFSIGGIILSLAPDKVVLLVGRVTVGLGIGIASMTVPVYIAEVSPSHMRGQLVTINSLFITGGQFIASVIDGAFSYMSHDGWRYMLGLSVVPAALQFVGFFFLPESPRWLLQKGRSQEARQVLSRIRGGQNVDEEYDTIRTSIEEEEKEAGGGGVVILRILKHGPTRRALVVGCGLQMFQQLSGINTVMYYSATILQMAGVRDDKQAIWLAAATSATNFVFTLVGVWLVERVGRRKLTLGSLIGTALSLSVLAVGFLLSAQNSPSITLHPVDPHNSTCRLYESCEFCMLDPDCGFCYRENGTRVYESSCISVSQESIDHAAWGRCSNLTEAAGGPIWAYNYCPTTYSWIVMMGLILYLAFFAPGMGTMPWTVNSEIYPLWARSTGNACSAGVNWSFNVLVSLTFLHVTEYLTYYGAFFMYTGLVVLGILFVQGCLPETQGLQLEDIENLFTGPLCSCGASSPNDSRHVHYIRVKGSNYLPSDNDASDVE, encoded by the exons ATGTCCAGCAGCCACGATGAGTACAGCTTGAAGCACATGGGCAACCTCATGAGCAGCAGGAGgcagaaagatggagaggagagtcTCATTGGGCCCTCATCATCTGGGGATGCTGCCTCCAGTGAGGACATCCTGGATCGAGATCCCCCCACTCCGGTGTTCGTCTACGTGTTGGCGTTCTTCTCTGCCCTGGGAGGATTCCTCTTTGGGTATGACACTGGGGTGGTCTCGGGGGCTATGCTGCTCCTGAAGAAGGAGATGAACTTGAACACTTTGTGGCAGGAGCTGCTAGTTTCCAGCACGGTGGGAGCCGCCGCGCTCTCTGCCCTGAGCGGCGGCTCACTGAACGGATGGCTGGGACGCAAGATCTGCATCCTCATAGCCAGCTTCATTTTCAGTATTGGTGGTATTATCCTGAGTTTAGCTCCAGACAAGGTGGTCCTTCTGGTGGGCCGAGTCACAGTTGGTTTGGGTATAG GTATTGCCTCTATGACGGTTCCTGTATACATCGCAGAGGTTTCCCCGTCTCACATGAGAGGTCAGCTGGTCACCATAAACTCCCTCTTCATCACTGGTGGCCAGTTCATTGCCAGTGTGATCGACGGAGCTTTCAGCTACATGAGCCACGACGGCTGGAG GTACATGCTGGGTCTGTCCGTTGTCCCGGCTGCACTGCAGTTTGTGGGCTTCTTCTTCCTGCCAGAGAGCCCCCGCTGGCTTCTTCAAAAGGGCCGGAGCCAAGAGGCCCGTCAGGTTCTCAGCAGGATCAGAGGAGGCCAGAATGTCGACGAGGAATACGACACCATCAGAACCAGCAtcgaggaagaggagaaagaggcgGGTGGAG GAGGCGTTGTTATTCTACGCATCCTCAAGCATGGTCCGACTCGCAGGGCTCTCGTCGTTGGCTGTGGCCTCCAGATGTTTCAGCAGCTGTCTGGGATTAACACCGTCAT GTACTACAGTGCAACCATTCTGCAGATGGCGGGTGTGAGGGATGACAAACAGGCAATCTGGTTGGCCGCTGCAACCTCTGCCACCAACTTTGTGTTCACCTTAGTCGGAGTCTGGCTTGTGGAGCGAGTCGGCCGCAGGAAGCTGACACTGGGCAGCCTTAtag GTACTGCTCTGAGTCTGTCTGTGTTGGCAGTCGGCTTCTTGCTTTCAGCCCAGAACTCACCATCCATTACCCTCCATCCGGTCGACCCTCACAACTCAACCTGCAGGCTATACGA ATCCTGCGAATTCTGCATGCTGGACCCAGATTGTGGATTTTGTTATCGTGAAAACGGCACCAGAGTGTACGAGTCCTCCTGCATCTCCGTCAGTCAAGAGTCCATAGATCACGCAGCATGGGGAAG GTGTTCCAACCTGACAGAGGCAGCAGGCGGCCCAATCTGGGCTTACAACTACTGTCCCACAACCTACTCCTGGATCGTCATGATGGGTCTCATCCTCTATCTGGCTTTTTTTGCTCCAG GTATGGGAACCATGCCTTGGACAGTGAATTCAGAGATCTACCCACTTTGGGCACGCAGCACCGGCAACGCCTGTTCAGCCGGGGTCAACTGGAGTTTCAACGTCCTGGTGTCTCTGACCTTCCTTCACGTCACAGAGTATCTGACTTATTACG GTGCGTTCTTCATGTACACGGGTCTAGTGGTGTTGGGTATCCTTTTCGTCCAGGGCTGCCTGCCAGAGACGCAGGGTCTGCAGCTGGAAGACATCGAGAACCTGTTCACCGGTCCGCTCTGCTCTTGCGGAGCCTCTTCACCCAACGACAGTCGCCACGTCCATTACATCCGGGTAAAAGGCAGCAACTACCTCCCTTCTGACAACGATGCCTCCGATGTAGAGTAG
- the LOC133981591 gene encoding proton myo-inositol cotransporter-like isoform X2, with product MGNLMSSRRQKDGEESLIGPSSSGDAASSEDILDRDPPTPVFVYVLAFFSALGGFLFGYDTGVVSGAMLLLKKEMNLNTLWQELLVSSTVGAAALSALSGGSLNGWLGRKICILIASFIFSIGGIILSLAPDKVVLLVGRVTVGLGIGIASMTVPVYIAEVSPSHMRGQLVTINSLFITGGQFIASVIDGAFSYMSHDGWRYMLGLSVVPAALQFVGFFFLPESPRWLLQKGRSQEARQVLSRIRGGQNVDEEYDTIRTSIEEEEKEAGGGGVVILRILKHGPTRRALVVGCGLQMFQQLSGINTVMYYSATILQMAGVRDDKQAIWLAAATSATNFVFTLVGVWLVERVGRRKLTLGSLIGTALSLSVLAVGFLLSAQNSPSITLHPVDPHNSTCRLYESCEFCMLDPDCGFCYRENGTRVYESSCISVSQESIDHAAWGRCSNLTEAAGGPIWAYNYCPTTYSWIVMMGLILYLAFFAPGMGTMPWTVNSEIYPLWARSTGNACSAGVNWSFNVLVSLTFLHVTEYLTYYGAFFMYTGLVVLGILFVQGCLPETQGLQLEDIENLFTGPLCSCGASSPNDSRHVHYIRVKGSNYLPSDNDASDVE from the exons ATGGGCAACCTCATGAGCAGCAGGAGgcagaaagatggagaggagagtcTCATTGGGCCCTCATCATCTGGGGATGCTGCCTCCAGTGAGGACATCCTGGATCGAGATCCCCCCACTCCGGTGTTCGTCTACGTGTTGGCGTTCTTCTCTGCCCTGGGAGGATTCCTCTTTGGGTATGACACTGGGGTGGTCTCGGGGGCTATGCTGCTCCTGAAGAAGGAGATGAACTTGAACACTTTGTGGCAGGAGCTGCTAGTTTCCAGCACGGTGGGAGCCGCCGCGCTCTCTGCCCTGAGCGGCGGCTCACTGAACGGATGGCTGGGACGCAAGATCTGCATCCTCATAGCCAGCTTCATTTTCAGTATTGGTGGTATTATCCTGAGTTTAGCTCCAGACAAGGTGGTCCTTCTGGTGGGCCGAGTCACAGTTGGTTTGGGTATAG GTATTGCCTCTATGACGGTTCCTGTATACATCGCAGAGGTTTCCCCGTCTCACATGAGAGGTCAGCTGGTCACCATAAACTCCCTCTTCATCACTGGTGGCCAGTTCATTGCCAGTGTGATCGACGGAGCTTTCAGCTACATGAGCCACGACGGCTGGAG GTACATGCTGGGTCTGTCCGTTGTCCCGGCTGCACTGCAGTTTGTGGGCTTCTTCTTCCTGCCAGAGAGCCCCCGCTGGCTTCTTCAAAAGGGCCGGAGCCAAGAGGCCCGTCAGGTTCTCAGCAGGATCAGAGGAGGCCAGAATGTCGACGAGGAATACGACACCATCAGAACCAGCAtcgaggaagaggagaaagaggcgGGTGGAG GAGGCGTTGTTATTCTACGCATCCTCAAGCATGGTCCGACTCGCAGGGCTCTCGTCGTTGGCTGTGGCCTCCAGATGTTTCAGCAGCTGTCTGGGATTAACACCGTCAT GTACTACAGTGCAACCATTCTGCAGATGGCGGGTGTGAGGGATGACAAACAGGCAATCTGGTTGGCCGCTGCAACCTCTGCCACCAACTTTGTGTTCACCTTAGTCGGAGTCTGGCTTGTGGAGCGAGTCGGCCGCAGGAAGCTGACACTGGGCAGCCTTAtag GTACTGCTCTGAGTCTGTCTGTGTTGGCAGTCGGCTTCTTGCTTTCAGCCCAGAACTCACCATCCATTACCCTCCATCCGGTCGACCCTCACAACTCAACCTGCAGGCTATACGA ATCCTGCGAATTCTGCATGCTGGACCCAGATTGTGGATTTTGTTATCGTGAAAACGGCACCAGAGTGTACGAGTCCTCCTGCATCTCCGTCAGTCAAGAGTCCATAGATCACGCAGCATGGGGAAG GTGTTCCAACCTGACAGAGGCAGCAGGCGGCCCAATCTGGGCTTACAACTACTGTCCCACAACCTACTCCTGGATCGTCATGATGGGTCTCATCCTCTATCTGGCTTTTTTTGCTCCAG GTATGGGAACCATGCCTTGGACAGTGAATTCAGAGATCTACCCACTTTGGGCACGCAGCACCGGCAACGCCTGTTCAGCCGGGGTCAACTGGAGTTTCAACGTCCTGGTGTCTCTGACCTTCCTTCACGTCACAGAGTATCTGACTTATTACG GTGCGTTCTTCATGTACACGGGTCTAGTGGTGTTGGGTATCCTTTTCGTCCAGGGCTGCCTGCCAGAGACGCAGGGTCTGCAGCTGGAAGACATCGAGAACCTGTTCACCGGTCCGCTCTGCTCTTGCGGAGCCTCTTCACCCAACGACAGTCGCCACGTCCATTACATCCGGGTAAAAGGCAGCAACTACCTCCCTTCTGACAACGATGCCTCCGATGTAGAGTAG